CCCAGCGGCCCCATCGCGCACCGCCCGACGTACCGTCAGATGGTCCGCCATCTGCGGGCGGAGGCGAACGCGGGCCGGATGCTGCCGTTCGTGATCGAGTACCAGGGGCGACTGGTCGGGCAGTTGACGGTCGCCGGGATCACCTGGGGCTCCATGTGCTCCGGCCACGTCGGCTACTGGGTGGACGAGTCGGTGGCCGGCCGGGGTGTGATGCCGACAGCGGTCGCGCTCGTCGTCGACCACTGCTTCCGGACCGTCGGACTGCACCGCATCGAGGTCTGTATTCGCCCCGAGAATCGGCCCAGCCGACGGGTCGTGGAGAAACTCGGATTCCGCGAGGAAGGCCTTCGTCCACGATATCTTCACATCGACGGCGCCTGGCGCGACCATCTCGTCTTCGCGCTCACCGCCGAAGAGGTGCCCGAGGGGCTGCTCGGTCGCTGGCAGCGGGAACGGGCGCGGAACGCGCGGAACGCGGGTTCCGACGCCGGCAAGCCCGGCCAGCCGCAATAAATGAAATACGTGTTCGAAGAAAATTGCACGGACGGCGACCGGGTGAACGATCGGTTGAACGAGTCGGTACGTTCTCGGCATGTTCTCAGCACGTTAATTTCGCGCTCTCGGTGGCCTGCTGATCGGATCGGTCACAAAAAAAGCTCGAAATATCAGCCAGATCGTGCGACACACCGGCTCAATTGGCGGATGGCCTCACGCAAACCCCTCTACCGTGTGAGTCGTGAGCAGCAGCGGCCTCATCTACGCAGTCATCGTCGGGGCCTGGGCCGCCTACTTGGTGCCGATGTGGCTCCGTAGGCAGGACGAGCTGAACGAAGCCCGTCCGACGGAACGCTTCAGCACCGCCATCCGGCTGCTTTCCGGCCGGGCGGGGATGGAGCGCCGATACGCCAAGGACCTGCGGGCGCGCTCCACCGAAG
The DNA window shown above is from Streptomyces akebiae and carries:
- a CDS encoding GNAT family N-acetyltransferase, translating into MALVDGEVVLRPIRMRDQRAWREVNRRNRDWLRPWEATIPPPTPSGPIAHRPTYRQMVRHLRAEANAGRMLPFVIEYQGRLVGQLTVAGITWGSMCSGHVGYWVDESVAGRGVMPTAVALVVDHCFRTVGLHRIEVCIRPENRPSRRVVEKLGFREEGLRPRYLHIDGAWRDHLVFALTAEEVPEGLLGRWQRERARNARNAGSDAGKPGQPQ